One genomic region from Arthrobacter pigmenti encodes:
- the paaE gene encoding 1,2-phenylacetyl-CoA epoxidase subunit PaaE produces MAVKLAPSNKRRTAFHELTVAEVRRLTEDAIEVTFAVPEELSGRFDYVPGQYVALRTMLDVDGEPKEVRRSYSICAEPQPGEVRVAIKKDLGGTFSTWANEHLRAGDKLDVMSPMGQFISKHPMNELNSPENIDTDLEHSFVAVAAGSGITPVIAIARSVLAANPAVRFDLIYANKAAMDVMFLEELADLKDRYPARFALHHVLSREQRISPLLSGRIDAEKLQSLLANVIRTDDVDEWFLCGPFELVQLCRDTLAERGVPAEKVRFELFTTGEPTKPEGQIGRPVREDQTDDSYAITFNLDGLQGNVSSPTHARESILNAALRVRPDVPFACAGGVCGTCRAKLVSGTVDMEENYALEPDEIAGGYVLTCQSRPTSPEVSVDYDA; encoded by the coding sequence ATGGCAGTCAAACTAGCGCCGTCGAACAAGCGGCGCACAGCCTTCCATGAGCTGACGGTCGCGGAGGTGCGCCGTCTCACCGAGGACGCCATCGAGGTGACGTTCGCCGTTCCCGAGGAGCTGTCCGGGCGTTTCGATTACGTGCCGGGGCAGTATGTTGCGCTGCGCACCATGCTGGACGTCGACGGTGAGCCGAAGGAGGTTCGCCGCAGCTACTCGATCTGTGCCGAGCCGCAGCCGGGCGAGGTTCGTGTTGCCATCAAGAAGGATCTCGGAGGTACTTTCTCCACCTGGGCCAATGAACACCTGAGGGCCGGCGACAAGCTCGACGTCATGAGCCCCATGGGACAGTTCATTTCGAAGCACCCCATGAATGAGCTGAACAGCCCGGAAAACATCGACACCGACTTGGAACACTCTTTCGTCGCCGTGGCGGCGGGCTCCGGAATCACGCCTGTCATCGCGATCGCGCGCTCCGTCCTCGCGGCGAATCCGGCGGTGCGCTTCGATCTCATCTATGCGAACAAGGCCGCAATGGACGTGATGTTCCTCGAAGAGCTCGCTGATCTGAAGGACCGCTACCCGGCACGCTTCGCGCTTCATCATGTGCTTTCCCGCGAACAGCGCATTTCGCCGCTGCTCAGCGGGCGTATCGATGCCGAGAAGCTGCAGTCGTTGCTGGCCAACGTCATCCGGACCGACGACGTCGACGAGTGGTTCCTGTGCGGACCGTTCGAACTCGTCCAGTTGTGCCGGGACACGCTTGCCGAGCGCGGTGTGCCTGCGGAGAAGGTGCGGTTCGAGCTCTTCACCACTGGGGAGCCGACCAAGCCCGAGGGGCAGATCGGGCGGCCGGTCCGGGAGGATCAGACTGATGACAGCTATGCCATCACCTTCAACCTGGACGGCCTCCAGGGCAACGTCTCGAGCCCCACGCACGCGCGGGAGTCCATCCTCAATGCGGCGCTGCGGGTGCGCCCGGACGTCCCGTTCGCGTGCGCCGGCGGTGTCTGCGGGACCTGTCGCGCCAAACTGGTGAGCGGAACAGTGGATATGGAAGAGAACTACGCCCTGGAACCCGACGAAATAGCGGGCGGGTATGTGCTCACCTGCCAGTCCCGGCCCACCAGCCCTGAAGTCAGCGTGGACTACGACGCTTAA
- the paaD gene encoding 1,2-phenylacetyl-CoA epoxidase subunit PaaD — translation MVSTQCVSIRTREETLWDIAATVADPEIPVLTIEDLGVLRSVKTDDDGGNGGVVVVTITPTYSGCPAMDAIRDDIITALAANGYTDVRVNLVLSPAWTTDWMSAAGKVKLEEYGIAPPTGKAAAGKVSVGLSVKCPQCSSLNTRELTRFGSTSCKALYVCQDCREPFDYFKVH, via the coding sequence ATGGTGAGCACACAGTGCGTATCGATCAGGACCCGCGAAGAGACGCTCTGGGACATCGCCGCCACGGTGGCAGACCCCGAGATTCCGGTCCTCACCATCGAGGACCTGGGCGTCCTGCGCTCGGTGAAGACCGACGACGACGGCGGCAACGGTGGGGTTGTCGTAGTCACGATAACCCCCACCTACTCGGGGTGCCCGGCCATGGATGCTATCCGTGATGACATCATCACTGCGCTCGCAGCGAATGGGTACACCGACGTGCGGGTGAACCTCGTGCTCTCACCAGCCTGGACCACGGACTGGATGAGCGCGGCCGGGAAGGTCAAGCTCGAGGAGTACGGGATTGCGCCGCCTACCGGGAAGGCTGCCGCAGGAAAGGTGAGCGTAGGCCTCAGCGTCAAGTGCCCGCAGTGCTCGTCCCTCAACACGCGTGAACTGACCCGCTTCGGGTCCACATCCTGCAAGGCGCTGTACGTCTGCCAGGATTGCCGCGAACCCTTCGACTACTTCAAGGTCCACTAA
- the paaC gene encoding 1,2-phenylacetyl-CoA epoxidase subunit PaaC: MSESNASATRITPGNALRPEDIAAADLKPGEAVGEYALRLGDDALILAQRLGWWISRAPELEEDVALGNIALDQMGHARSFLTYAGRAWDKTEDDLAYFRGEDEFRSCHLVEQPDGDFARTIARQLVVSHYQFELYSRLMDSADPTLAAIAAKAVKEVDYHRDHAGQWVLRLALGTDESRRRMIAGLTLTWPYVGELFEDDALVANLDGVAVRPSALRASFDAQVEAIFAEAELEAPEVPAAVGGGRFGRHSEHLGYLLAEMQVLAREHPGATW, translated from the coding sequence GTGAGCGAGTCGAACGCGAGCGCCACCCGCATCACGCCCGGCAATGCGCTGCGGCCTGAAGACATCGCCGCCGCCGACCTCAAGCCGGGCGAGGCAGTGGGGGAGTACGCGCTTCGCCTGGGCGATGACGCGCTCATCCTGGCGCAGCGACTGGGATGGTGGATTTCCCGTGCGCCCGAACTCGAGGAAGACGTGGCGTTGGGCAATATCGCACTGGACCAGATGGGCCATGCGCGGTCCTTCCTCACCTATGCCGGGCGAGCCTGGGACAAGACGGAGGACGATCTCGCTTACTTCCGCGGGGAGGACGAGTTCCGCTCCTGCCATTTGGTGGAGCAGCCGGACGGCGACTTCGCGCGGACTATCGCACGCCAACTGGTGGTTTCCCACTACCAGTTCGAGCTGTACTCGCGGTTGATGGATTCTGCTGATCCCACGCTGGCCGCCATCGCTGCCAAGGCCGTGAAGGAAGTCGATTACCACCGCGACCACGCCGGCCAGTGGGTGTTGCGGCTCGCCCTCGGAACAGACGAGTCCCGCCGTCGCATGATCGCAGGCTTGACGCTGACCTGGCCTTATGTCGGCGAGCTGTTCGAGGACGACGCCCTTGTAGCCAATCTCGACGGCGTTGCAGTGCGGCCCTCGGCGCTTCGTGCTTCCTTTGATGCGCAGGTCGAGGCGATTTTCGCCGAAGCCGAGCTCGAGGCACCCGAGGTTCCTGCCGCCGTCGGCGGTGGCCGTTTTGGACGCCACAGCGAGCACCTGGGCTATCTGCTTGCTGAGATGCAGGTGTTGGCGCGCGAACATCCGGGGGCAACATGGTGA
- the paaB gene encoding 1,2-phenylacetyl-CoA epoxidase subunit PaaB has product MTGGSTTGDDGAKAPSAEQPKHPKAEPWPLWEVFVRSSRGLSHVHAGSLHAPDAEMAVRNARDLYTRRNEGVSLWVVPASSIISSDPDAKGQFFESPQGKDYRHATYYTKSEGVKHL; this is encoded by the coding sequence ATGACCGGCGGATCAACAACCGGCGACGACGGCGCCAAGGCCCCCAGCGCGGAGCAGCCCAAACACCCGAAGGCTGAGCCGTGGCCACTGTGGGAAGTGTTCGTTCGTTCATCGCGCGGACTCAGCCACGTCCACGCCGGCTCGCTGCACGCTCCGGACGCCGAGATGGCTGTTCGCAACGCCCGTGATCTGTACACACGCCGCAACGAAGGCGTGAGCCTGTGGGTGGTGCCGGCGTCGTCGATCATTTCCAGCGACCCGGACGCCAAGGGCCAGTTCTTCGAGTCCCCGCAGGGCAAGGACTACCGCCATGCGACGTACTACACCAAGAGCGAGGGAGTGAAGCACCTGTGA
- the paaA gene encoding 1,2-phenylacetyl-CoA epoxidase subunit PaaA, producing the protein MTTATEAPQDLTAEQEQFDRLIADDSRIEPRDWMPEAYRKTLARQISQHAHSEIIGMQPEANWITRAPSLKRKAILMAKVQDEAGHGLYLYSAAETLGTTRDQMMADLIAGKARYSSIFNYPARTWADMGAIGWLVDGAAIANQVPLCRASYGPYGRAMVRICKEESFHQRQGFEILLELANGTEAQKQMAQDAVNRWYAPSLMMFGPPDDDSPNSKQSMAWNIKRFSNDELRSRFVGMIVEQVKTLGLTLPDDEIGYNEESGKWEHDPLDWDEFKEVLAGRGPCNAQRLERRREAHDDGAWVREAAAAYAAKQAEKRTMEEAA; encoded by the coding sequence ATGACAACCGCTACGGAAGCGCCGCAGGATCTGACCGCGGAGCAGGAGCAGTTCGACAGGCTGATTGCCGACGACTCCCGCATTGAACCCCGTGACTGGATGCCCGAGGCATACCGAAAGACCCTCGCCCGGCAGATCTCCCAGCACGCGCACTCCGAGATCATCGGCATGCAGCCTGAGGCCAACTGGATTACGCGCGCGCCGAGCCTGAAGCGCAAGGCCATCCTTATGGCGAAGGTGCAGGATGAAGCGGGTCACGGGCTCTACCTCTACTCGGCAGCCGAGACCCTCGGCACCACCCGCGACCAGATGATGGCGGACCTCATCGCGGGTAAGGCGCGCTATTCGAGCATCTTCAACTACCCCGCGCGCACCTGGGCCGACATGGGTGCCATCGGCTGGCTGGTCGACGGCGCCGCCATCGCCAACCAGGTGCCGTTGTGCCGCGCCTCGTACGGACCGTACGGCCGCGCGATGGTGCGCATCTGCAAGGAAGAGTCCTTCCACCAGCGGCAGGGCTTCGAAATCCTTCTTGAGCTTGCCAACGGCACCGAAGCGCAGAAGCAGATGGCCCAGGACGCCGTGAACCGGTGGTACGCGCCGAGCCTCATGATGTTCGGCCCGCCGGACGATGATTCGCCGAACTCAAAGCAGTCCATGGCCTGGAACATCAAGCGCTTCTCTAATGATGAGCTGCGGTCCCGCTTCGTCGGCATGATCGTGGAGCAGGTCAAGACGCTCGGTCTCACCCTGCCGGATGATGAGATCGGGTACAACGAGGAATCAGGCAAGTGGGAGCACGACCCGCTCGACTGGGACGAGTTCAAGGAAGTCCTCGCCGGCCGTGGCCCCTGCAACGCCCAGCGCCTCGAGCGTCGCAGGGAAGCGCACGACGACGGCGCGTGGGTCCGTGAGGCTGCTGCGGCTTATGCCGCGAAGCAGGCTGAAAAGCGAACGATGGAAGAGGCGGCCTAG
- the pulA gene encoding pullulanase-type alpha-1,6-glucosidase — protein MHTSTPAHRGRRRYAGLAAGVLAVPLLVSLVPLPALADHSAAPGSVTLVGSLQSELGCPGDWQPECAASILNEVEGSPGTYSGTFDVPTGDYAYKAALNGSWAENYGDGGAAGGADIPLTAQGGQITFTYNHSTHVITSDVPESLVAGAAAHWLAPGVLAWDLQEAPEGSFYRLYSSMDGSLEVIDGVVTNGEFIDLERSSDVLNPELAAASPHLKSFDTLTLPKKAARQARHLLKGELLAVQLAADGTVLQATGVQAPRVLDALYPNALKRTLGLSWKGQRPRFDLWAPTARQVTLQVYREGSGGEALATVPLKEGHDGVWSLLGEKDWKDAYYLYEVEVYVPETGKVERNVVTDPYSVGLSTNSERSMIVNLADPSLAPSGWNSTKKPALAQPEDLSLYELHVRDFSISDTTVPAGRRGTYAAFAETGSDGMQRLADLADAGLNAVHLLPVNDIGTIEERRDVQAEPQCDLASFAPDSDGQQACVSAVAGKDGFNWGYDPLHYTTPEGSYTTNPEDATRIREFRDMVAGLNGIGLRVIQDVVYNHTAGAGQESSNNLDRIVPGYYHRLNPTSGAVETSTCCPNTATENAMMGKLMVDSVVTLARTYKLDGFRFDLMGHHSKQNMLDVRAALDELTLKKDGVDGKSIYVYGEGWNFGEVANNARFEQATQLNMAGTGIGTFNDRLRDAVRGGGPFDEDPRVQGFGSGLWTQPNGAEVNGSPEEQRARLLLSQDQIKVGLTGNLRDYSFIDRTGTEVTGADVDYNGSPAGYTADPQEAITYVEAHDNETLFDSLAFKLAPGTSMDDRIRFQTLSLSTTAFGQGVSFWHAGGEALRSKSLDRNSYNSGDWFNLLDHTGTENGFARGLPPRADNADKYEFMKPLLADPALKPAPAEIAAARDQALSLLEIRTSTPLFHLGTAELVQQKVSFPTGGPEQTPGVIVMHIDDISGPDLDSERSGVVVVFNASDTATTQTVAAAAGQSFELHPVQRNGSDEVVKDAAFDSATGSFTVPPLTVAVFEAK, from the coding sequence ATGCACACTTCAACACCAGCCCACCGCGGCCGACGGCGCTACGCCGGGTTGGCCGCCGGCGTCCTCGCCGTACCGCTGCTCGTCAGTCTGGTCCCGCTGCCGGCGCTCGCGGACCACAGCGCCGCCCCTGGTTCCGTAACCCTTGTCGGCTCCCTCCAATCCGAGCTCGGTTGCCCCGGCGACTGGCAGCCCGAGTGCGCCGCAAGCATCCTCAATGAGGTGGAGGGCTCACCCGGAACCTACAGCGGCACCTTCGATGTCCCGACGGGAGATTACGCTTACAAGGCGGCGCTCAACGGAAGCTGGGCCGAAAACTACGGCGACGGTGGCGCGGCGGGAGGAGCCGACATCCCCCTGACCGCGCAGGGTGGGCAAATCACCTTCACCTACAACCACAGCACGCATGTGATCACCAGCGACGTTCCGGAGTCACTGGTCGCTGGCGCCGCTGCGCACTGGTTGGCTCCGGGTGTCCTGGCCTGGGATCTTCAGGAAGCACCCGAGGGCTCCTTCTACCGGCTCTATTCCTCGATGGACGGCAGCCTGGAAGTGATCGACGGCGTTGTCACCAATGGTGAGTTCATTGACCTGGAGCGTAGCTCTGACGTGCTCAACCCTGAGCTGGCGGCCGCGTCCCCGCACCTGAAGTCCTTCGATACGCTGACGCTTCCGAAGAAGGCGGCTCGGCAGGCGAGACACCTGCTCAAGGGCGAGTTGCTTGCTGTGCAGCTGGCCGCCGACGGAACGGTCCTGCAGGCTACGGGCGTGCAGGCTCCCCGTGTGCTGGATGCCCTGTACCCGAACGCCCTCAAACGGACACTCGGGTTGAGCTGGAAGGGTCAGCGCCCGCGCTTTGACCTGTGGGCTCCGACTGCCCGGCAGGTGACCCTCCAGGTGTACCGGGAAGGGTCCGGCGGCGAGGCTCTGGCCACCGTTCCCTTGAAAGAAGGGCACGACGGCGTGTGGTCCCTTCTCGGGGAGAAGGACTGGAAAGATGCCTACTACCTCTACGAGGTGGAGGTCTACGTGCCGGAAACGGGGAAAGTGGAACGCAACGTCGTCACCGACCCCTACAGCGTGGGCCTGTCCACAAATTCAGAGCGCAGCATGATCGTGAATCTCGCGGACCCCTCACTCGCGCCGTCCGGCTGGAACTCAACAAAGAAGCCCGCGCTCGCTCAACCCGAGGACCTTTCACTGTATGAACTGCACGTCCGGGACTTCTCGATCTCCGACACCACAGTCCCGGCGGGGCGCCGTGGCACATACGCAGCCTTCGCCGAAACGGGCAGTGACGGAATGCAGCGGCTTGCAGACCTGGCGGATGCCGGGCTGAACGCCGTGCACCTCCTGCCGGTGAATGACATCGGAACCATTGAGGAGCGCCGCGATGTCCAGGCAGAGCCGCAGTGTGATCTGGCAAGTTTTGCTCCAGACAGTGATGGACAGCAGGCGTGCGTTTCAGCTGTTGCGGGCAAGGACGGCTTCAACTGGGGCTATGACCCGCTGCATTACACGACGCCGGAAGGCTCCTACACCACTAATCCGGAGGATGCGACCCGTATCCGCGAGTTCCGCGACATGGTGGCGGGCCTCAACGGCATCGGGCTTCGGGTCATCCAGGACGTGGTCTACAACCACACGGCCGGTGCCGGGCAGGAATCGAGCAACAATCTCGACCGGATCGTTCCCGGGTACTACCACCGGTTGAACCCGACCAGCGGAGCCGTCGAAACCTCGACCTGCTGCCCCAATACGGCAACTGAGAACGCCATGATGGGCAAGCTCATGGTGGACTCCGTGGTGACGCTCGCACGCACCTACAAGCTCGACGGATTCCGGTTCGACCTGATGGGTCATCACAGCAAGCAGAACATGCTCGACGTTCGCGCTGCGCTCGATGAGCTGACGCTCAAGAAGGACGGTGTTGACGGCAAGAGCATCTACGTCTATGGCGAAGGCTGGAACTTCGGCGAGGTGGCGAATAACGCGCGGTTCGAGCAGGCCACCCAGCTGAATATGGCCGGCACAGGCATCGGAACCTTCAACGACAGGCTTCGTGACGCGGTGCGAGGCGGCGGGCCGTTCGACGAAGACCCTCGAGTGCAGGGCTTCGGTTCCGGTCTCTGGACCCAGCCCAACGGTGCGGAGGTCAATGGCAGTCCTGAGGAGCAGCGCGCCCGCCTGCTGCTCAGCCAGGATCAGATCAAGGTCGGCCTGACCGGGAACCTGCGGGATTACAGCTTCATTGACCGCACGGGAACTGAAGTCACGGGCGCCGATGTCGATTACAACGGGAGTCCCGCAGGCTACACCGCCGATCCGCAGGAAGCCATCACCTATGTCGAGGCACACGACAACGAGACACTGTTCGACAGCCTCGCGTTCAAGCTGGCGCCCGGAACATCGATGGACGACCGCATCCGGTTCCAGACCCTCTCGCTCAGCACCACGGCCTTCGGCCAGGGTGTTTCCTTCTGGCACGCCGGGGGAGAGGCACTGCGCAGTAAGTCGCTCGACCGCAACAGCTACAACTCCGGTGATTGGTTCAACCTTCTGGACCACACCGGAACCGAAAACGGCTTCGCCCGCGGACTCCCGCCGCGTGCGGATAACGCTGACAAATACGAGTTCATGAAGCCGCTGCTGGCGGATCCCGCACTCAAGCCCGCGCCGGCGGAGATCGCAGCGGCTCGCGATCAGGCACTGTCCTTGCTGGAGATCCGCACGAGCACGCCGTTGTTCCACCTGGGCACGGCCGAGCTGGTTCAGCAGAAGGTGTCGTTCCCCACGGGCGGCCCCGAACAGACTCCGGGCGTGATTGTGATGCACATTGATGACATCAGCGGACCGGACCTGGATAGCGAGCGTAGCGGCGTCGTCGTCGTTTTCAACGCGTCTGACACCGCTACGACGCAAACGGTGGCGGCTGCTGCGGGGCAGTCCTTTGAGCTGCATCCAGTCCAGCGGAACGGCTCGGATGAGGTTGTGAAGGACGCGGCCTTCGATTCAGCGACGGGCAGCTTCACCGTACCGCCGCTCACGGTAGCGGTCTTCGAGGCAAAGTAG
- a CDS encoding LacI family DNA-binding transcriptional regulator has translation MNFPPLNDKPRLEDVARRAGVSVPTVSRVLNGRSGASRETRQSVLTAMDDLGYERPDRLSGRAKGQIGIVVPDLVNPIFPAFAGAISALVAPNDYIPALCTLPGGGVTEDEYVSLLLDQGVSGLIFVCAAHADGRASVERYHRLRARGIPFVLTNGTRPEIDAPSIANHDSMAIQTAVRHLASLGHRNIGFATGPEHFIPSRRKAEGFRAGLEQHLGQTDPPEHKAVTMFSIEGGHSAAVELLESGHTGIVCASDVMALGAIRAARSRSLRVPEDVSIVGFDDSPLMAFTDPPLTTLRQPVSAMAEAAVQALLTELSGEPGSRTEVLFESDLIVRGSTAAAPG, from the coding sequence GTGAATTTTCCTCCGTTGAATGACAAGCCCCGACTGGAAGACGTTGCGCGCCGTGCCGGAGTCAGTGTGCCGACGGTCTCGCGGGTACTCAACGGACGCAGCGGCGCCTCACGCGAGACACGGCAGTCCGTGCTGACCGCCATGGATGACCTTGGCTATGAGCGGCCGGACCGCCTGTCAGGCCGGGCGAAAGGGCAGATCGGCATCGTGGTCCCGGACCTGGTCAACCCGATTTTTCCCGCCTTCGCAGGGGCCATCAGCGCCCTGGTGGCCCCCAACGACTACATTCCCGCGCTGTGCACTCTGCCGGGGGGCGGCGTAACGGAAGACGAGTATGTCTCCCTGCTGCTGGATCAGGGCGTGAGTGGCCTGATTTTTGTGTGCGCCGCCCACGCGGACGGCCGTGCAAGTGTTGAGAGGTATCACCGGCTGCGGGCACGCGGTATCCCTTTCGTGCTGACCAACGGAACCCGACCCGAGATTGACGCCCCTTCCATTGCCAATCACGACTCCATGGCCATCCAGACCGCTGTCCGGCACCTTGCCTCCCTGGGCCATCGAAACATCGGGTTTGCCACAGGGCCGGAGCACTTCATTCCCAGTCGGCGGAAGGCAGAAGGGTTTCGGGCGGGTCTCGAACAACACCTGGGCCAGACGGATCCCCCCGAGCACAAAGCCGTTACCATGTTCAGCATCGAGGGCGGGCACAGTGCAGCCGTCGAGCTTCTGGAGTCCGGTCATACCGGCATTGTGTGCGCGTCGGACGTGATGGCCCTCGGCGCCATTCGCGCCGCGCGCTCGCGGAGCCTGCGTGTACCGGAGGACGTGTCGATCGTCGGATTCGACGACTCTCCGCTGATGGCTTTCACCGACCCACCGCTGACAACGCTCAGGCAGCCCGTCTCCGCCATGGCGGAGGCGGCGGTTCAGGCGCTGCTCACGGAGCTGTCGGGTGAGCCAGGCAGCCGCACCGAGGTCCTCTTCGAATCTGACCTGATAGTCCGGGGGTCTACCGCCGCCGCTCCCGGCTGA
- a CDS encoding S9 family peptidase encodes MLWQDGAMTVTPPVAKKVPTERTHHGDTFVDDYEWLRAKDNPEVVEHLTAENAYTDAVTAGQEQLRQDIFNEIKNRTQETDLSVPARKQDWWYYSRTEEGKQYSIHCRVRATDTGDVAKDWTPPEVVPGQAVPGEQILLDGNAEAEGKPFFSVGGIAVSEDGNLLAFSVDNAGDERFTLRIKDLRSGELLPDEIPNVFYGVAFSPDGRQVFYTVVDDSWRPYQVKSHRLGTAVDDDALVYQEDDVAMWTGFDLSADRTQLLIGIGCSEYSEYRVLDLRNQDAGLTTLIPRSERVLYEAEPLTIDSRLHYLLTHDRGAKNSMVSLVGAEQFERPLTEQQWLTVVEHDDAVRVHGATVTATHVLVSVRKDTTMRVQILPREGLGTSSQHAPIEPSFEEDLYTCTLAGAEFEAPMIRLSYISYFTPPRIYDYLLDGGELTLRKETPVRGGYRSEEYVAERQWATAADGTQIPLSVLRRRDLTDDGTNPAVIYAYGSYEISMDPGFSISRLSLLDRGVMFVVAHIRGGGEMGRTWYEDGKKLAKKNTFTDFVDATTHIAESGWVDRNRIAAIGGSAGGLLMGAVVNLAPEKYRAVIAQVPFVDALTTILDPELPLSALEWEEWGNPITDPEVYRYMKEYTPYENVKATTYPRIAAVTSFNDTRVLYVEPAKWVAKLREVTTGSEPIVLKTEMDGGHGGASGRYEQWKDVAWDYAFAADALGATAPLTRTAGVAG; translated from the coding sequence ATGCTCTGGCAGGATGGTGCCATGACTGTCACCCCTCCTGTCGCCAAGAAGGTTCCCACCGAACGCACCCACCACGGCGATACGTTCGTCGACGACTACGAGTGGCTGCGCGCCAAGGACAATCCGGAGGTTGTCGAGCACCTCACGGCAGAAAACGCCTATACCGACGCCGTTACTGCCGGTCAGGAACAGCTCCGTCAGGACATTTTCAACGAGATCAAGAACCGCACCCAGGAAACGGATCTCTCGGTGCCGGCCCGCAAGCAGGACTGGTGGTACTACTCCCGCACCGAGGAAGGGAAGCAGTACAGCATCCACTGCCGCGTCCGTGCAACCGATACCGGGGACGTCGCTAAAGACTGGACTCCCCCCGAGGTGGTTCCGGGCCAGGCGGTGCCCGGCGAGCAGATACTGCTGGACGGCAATGCCGAAGCCGAGGGCAAGCCGTTCTTCTCCGTCGGCGGGATCGCGGTGAGCGAGGACGGCAACCTGCTTGCCTTCAGCGTGGACAACGCCGGCGATGAGCGCTTCACCCTCCGGATCAAGGATCTGCGATCCGGTGAACTGCTGCCGGACGAGATCCCGAACGTCTTCTACGGCGTCGCGTTTTCCCCGGACGGACGGCAGGTGTTCTACACCGTCGTGGACGACAGCTGGCGCCCCTACCAGGTGAAATCCCACCGTCTCGGGACCGCCGTCGACGACGACGCGCTGGTCTACCAGGAGGACGACGTCGCCATGTGGACCGGCTTCGACCTCTCCGCTGACCGCACTCAGTTGCTCATCGGCATCGGCTGCTCCGAGTACAGCGAATACCGGGTGCTGGACCTGCGCAATCAGGACGCCGGACTCACCACCCTCATTCCCCGTTCCGAGCGTGTGCTCTATGAAGCGGAACCGCTGACCATCGACAGCCGCCTCCACTACCTCCTCACCCATGACCGCGGCGCGAAAAACTCGATGGTGAGCCTGGTGGGTGCTGAGCAGTTCGAGCGCCCCCTCACCGAGCAGCAGTGGTTGACAGTCGTAGAGCACGACGACGCCGTCCGCGTGCACGGCGCGACCGTCACGGCCACGCACGTCCTGGTTTCAGTGCGCAAGGACACCACCATGCGGGTGCAGATCCTGCCGAGGGAAGGTCTCGGCACTTCGTCCCAACACGCGCCGATCGAGCCCTCCTTCGAGGAAGATCTCTACACCTGCACCCTCGCCGGTGCCGAGTTCGAAGCCCCGATGATCCGGCTTTCCTACATTTCCTACTTCACACCGCCCCGCATTTATGACTACCTGCTCGACGGCGGTGAGCTGACCCTGCGCAAAGAAACCCCGGTGCGCGGCGGTTACCGCTCGGAGGAGTACGTCGCCGAACGCCAGTGGGCAACAGCGGCCGATGGTACGCAGATTCCGTTGTCGGTGCTGCGGCGCCGCGATCTCACCGATGACGGCACCAACCCGGCCGTCATCTACGCCTACGGCAGCTATGAGATCAGCATGGACCCGGGGTTCTCGATCTCGCGGCTGTCGCTGCTGGATCGCGGCGTGATGTTCGTAGTCGCTCACATCCGCGGCGGCGGCGAAATGGGCAGGACCTGGTACGAGGACGGCAAGAAGCTGGCCAAGAAGAACACCTTCACCGACTTCGTCGATGCGACCACGCACATCGCCGAATCCGGCTGGGTGGACCGGAACCGGATCGCCGCAATCGGCGGATCGGCCGGTGGCCTACTGATGGGCGCCGTCGTCAACCTCGCGCCGGAGAAGTACCGTGCCGTAATCGCGCAGGTCCCGTTCGTGGACGCGCTGACCACCATCCTCGATCCGGAGCTGCCGCTGTCAGCGCTGGAGTGGGAAGAGTGGGGCAACCCGATCACCGATCCCGAGGTCTACCGGTACATGAAGGAGTACACGCCGTACGAGAACGTGAAGGCAACCACGTACCCGCGCATCGCCGCCGTCACCAGCTTCAACGACACACGCGTGCTCTACGTGGAGCCCGCGAAGTGGGTTGCGAAGCTGCGAGAGGTGACCACCGGCAGCGAACCGATCGTGCTCAAGACCGAGATGGACGGCGGCCACGGCGGCGCGAGCGGACGTTACGAGCAGTGGAAGGATGTCGCCTGGGACTATGCGTTCGCTGCGGACGCGCTCGGTGCGACGGCGCCGCTTACGCGGACCGCCGGCGTCGCGGGGTAG